In Morococcus cerebrosus, a single genomic region encodes these proteins:
- a CDS encoding sulfate adenylyltransferase subunit 1: protein MTATTAPLLRFITAGSVDDGKSTLIGRLLYDSKTLLTDQLDKLNRAAENGETPDFASLTDGLAAEREQGITIDVAYRYFATPKRKFIIADTPGHEQYTRNMVTGASTADAAIVLIDATRVDFSGSEPVLLPQTKRHSAILKLLGCPNIIVAVNKLDLLDFDETKYQAITAAYRKLAEQIGLQAQIHFLPISALKGDNIVNASSQTPWYQGLPLLPLLESLPVNRQNAADQAAHFPVQRVARQDGSSSDDFRGYQGRLEAGRLKTGDEIKILPGGHTAKIAEIYNPNGKTESAEAGEVLTVTLDTDLDISRGNSIAAADSPVAPEQQFQAALCWFDDIPLNLRRKYLLKHTTQTTPVKISAISYVWDVNTLSRVESADTLKLNDIGSVSLKTQQPIAAAPYEENHALGAFILIDEATNHTVAAGMIRKADQADSFEI, encoded by the coding sequence ATGACCGCAACCACCGCCCCGCTTTTGCGCTTCATCACCGCCGGCAGCGTCGACGACGGCAAATCCACCCTCATCGGCCGCCTGCTCTACGACAGCAAAACCCTGCTGACCGACCAGCTCGACAAACTCAACCGCGCTGCCGAAAACGGCGAAACGCCCGACTTCGCCAGCCTCACCGACGGCCTTGCCGCCGAGCGCGAACAAGGCATCACCATCGACGTCGCTTACCGCTATTTCGCCACGCCCAAGCGCAAATTCATCATCGCCGACACGCCCGGACACGAACAATACACCCGCAACATGGTAACGGGCGCATCGACCGCCGACGCCGCCATCGTCCTGATAGACGCAACGCGCGTCGATTTTTCCGGCAGCGAACCCGTCCTCCTGCCGCAGACCAAACGCCACAGCGCGATTCTGAAACTCTTGGGCTGTCCCAATATCATCGTCGCCGTCAACAAACTCGACCTGCTCGACTTCGACGAAACCAAATATCAGGCCATTACCGCAGCCTACCGCAAGCTGGCGGAACAAATCGGCCTCCAAGCCCAAATCCACTTCCTGCCCATCAGCGCGTTAAAAGGCGACAACATCGTCAACGCCAGCAGCCAAACCCCGTGGTATCAAGGTTTACCGTTGTTACCCCTGCTCGAAAGCCTGCCCGTCAACCGCCAAAACGCCGCCGACCAAGCCGCCCATTTCCCCGTACAGCGCGTCGCACGGCAAGACGGCAGCAGCAGCGACGACTTCCGCGGCTATCAAGGCAGGCTGGAGGCAGGCCGTCTGAAAACCGGCGACGAAATCAAAATCCTGCCTGGCGGACATACCGCCAAAATCGCCGAAATCTACAATCCAAACGGCAAAACCGAATCCGCCGAAGCAGGCGAAGTACTGACCGTCACGCTCGACACCGACCTCGACATCTCGCGCGGCAACAGCATCGCCGCCGCCGACAGCCCCGTCGCGCCCGAACAGCAGTTCCAAGCCGCGCTGTGCTGGTTCGACGACATCCCGCTCAACCTGCGCCGCAAATACCTGCTGAAACACACCACCCAGACCACCCCCGTCAAAATCAGCGCGATTTCCTACGTTTGGGACGTGAACACCCTCAGCCGCGTCGAATCCGCCGACACGCTCAAACTCAACGACATCGGCAGCGTCAGCCTCAAAACCCAGCAGCCGATTGCCGCTGCGCCCTACGAAGAAAACCATGCCCTCGGCGCGTTCATCCTGATAGACGAAGCCACCAACCACACCGTCGCCGCAGGCATGATACGCAAGGCTGACCAAGCGGACAGTTTTGAAATTTAA
- a CDS encoding MFS transporter, with protein MSQQTPTSPAPRDWLLLIGGSTYKFTLTGFYLVALVAILKNHGYSLNQLSWIHLIGGIEAAKVLFAALMERRPAGRFGRFRGWLLAATLGLSAVFGLIACTDITQNFPLLLACCVLLSAMSAVYGCAMLGLSCIVLPHRERGFGGVIQTMAARGGKMIGGALVLWLYQEYGQTAAAGFMLAFSLLMLLQLLCYREPESLTAQGGLTALAARLVSFWRQPETGWRWLVLLFTVAAPYAFAAATFVPKLADLGFNPKQTGGILAVGIPVACLIVTPLSGWFSHNYPRRKLVFLLYALQLPLLASMTAIDALARVHPWLPPAQIIALSLSYTLLLPVILALVMDKSDRATAALDSSLQFSVVLLGSYAAGFAALRLAKVVGYADAYWAAVGLAVLAGGLLYACKSLFDSDEPS; from the coding sequence ATGTCCCAACAAACCCCGACATCCCCCGCCCCGCGCGACTGGCTGCTGCTTATCGGCGGCAGCACCTACAAATTCACGCTGACCGGTTTTTATCTGGTCGCGCTGGTCGCTATTTTGAAAAACCACGGTTACAGCCTGAACCAACTGAGCTGGATACATTTAATCGGCGGTATCGAAGCGGCGAAGGTGTTGTTTGCCGCGCTGATGGAGCGGCGGCCAGCGGGGCGGTTCGGGCGGTTTCGCGGCTGGCTGCTGGCGGCGACGCTGGGACTTTCGGCGGTGTTCGGGCTGATAGCCTGCACCGACATCACGCAGAACTTCCCGCTGCTTCTGGCCTGCTGCGTTTTGCTCTCGGCAATGTCGGCGGTGTACGGCTGTGCGATGCTGGGCTTGTCGTGCATCGTCCTGCCGCATCGCGAACGCGGTTTCGGTGGCGTGATTCAAACGATGGCGGCGCGCGGCGGCAAGATGATCGGCGGCGCGCTGGTATTGTGGCTGTATCAGGAATACGGGCAGACGGCGGCGGCGGGCTTTATGCTGGCGTTCAGCCTGCTGATGCTGCTGCAACTCTTGTGCTACCGCGAGCCGGAAAGCCTGACGGCGCAAGGCGGTTTGACGGCGTTGGCGGCGCGACTGGTCTCCTTTTGGCGACAGCCTGAAACGGGCTGGCGGTGGCTGGTTTTGCTGTTTACCGTCGCCGCGCCGTATGCGTTTGCGGCGGCGACTTTTGTGCCCAAGTTGGCGGATTTGGGCTTCAACCCGAAGCAGACGGGCGGGATTCTGGCGGTGGGTATTCCTGTTGCCTGCCTGATTGTTACGCCACTGTCGGGCTGGTTTTCGCACAATTATCCGCGCCGCAAACTCGTGTTCCTGCTCTACGCGCTGCAACTGCCGCTTTTGGCGTCTATGACCGCCATCGACGCGCTCGCCCGCGTCCACCCTTGGTTGCCTCCCGCGCAAATCATCGCCCTGAGCCTGAGCTACACGCTGCTGCTGCCGGTGATACTGGCGTTGGTGATGGACAAATCCGACCGCGCCACCGCCGCACTCGACAGCAGCCTGCAATTTTCCGTGGTTCTGCTCGGCAGTTACGCGGCCGGTTTCGCCGCCCTGCGGCTGGCAAAGGTGGTCGGCTATGCCGATGCGTATTGGGCGGCGGTGGGCCTTGCCGTATTGGCGGGCGGGCTGCTGTATGCATGCAAAAGCCTGTTTGATTCAGACGAGCCGTCATGA
- a CDS encoding alpha-ketoglutarate-dependent dioxygenase AlkB family protein: MTLDLFPETANPHANLLPYDGIVSDFGRIFTAAEADRYFEILQRDIPWRHDEAVIYGKHIITAREVAWYGDTSYNYGYSGANRIALPWSGVLPELKNRVEAAIADICPTRFNSCLLNRYNNGNEGMAWHSDEGQGLVKDSAIASLSLGAARKFAFKHKESKEKREMWLEHGQLIVMHGETQKHWLHTILKSTRIQEPRINLTFRVMKG; encoded by the coding sequence ATGACGCTTGACCTCTTCCCAGAAACCGCCAACCCGCACGCCAACCTCCTGCCCTACGACGGCATCGTCAGCGATTTCGGACGGATTTTCACCGCCGCCGAAGCCGACCGTTATTTTGAAATTTTGCAGCGCGATATTCCCTGGCGGCACGACGAAGCCGTGATATACGGCAAGCACATCATCACCGCCCGCGAAGTCGCGTGGTACGGCGACACGTCCTACAACTACGGTTATTCCGGCGCAAACCGCATCGCCCTGCCGTGGAGCGGCGTCTTGCCCGAGCTCAAAAACCGCGTGGAAGCCGCCATCGCCGACATCTGCCCCACCCGCTTCAACTCCTGCTTGCTCAACCGCTACAACAACGGCAACGAAGGCATGGCGTGGCACAGCGACGAAGGGCAGGGGCTGGTCAAAGACAGCGCCATCGCCTCCTTAAGCCTCGGCGCAGCGCGCAAATTCGCCTTCAAACACAAAGAAAGCAAGGAAAAACGCGAAATGTGGCTGGAACACGGCCAGCTCATTGTGATGCACGGCGAAACGCAGAAACACTGGCTGCACACCATCCTGAAAAGCACCCGCATCCAAGAGCCGCGGATTAATCTGACGTTTCGGGTGATGAAAGGATAA
- a CDS encoding bifunctional transcriptional activator/DNA repair enzyme AdaA produces the protein MNLNQTRQFLRIARAIEYLYDHAAEQPDLAQVAAAVHVSPEHLQREFSAWAGISPKKMLQHISISRAKEALKNSESVAEAAHCGGLSGTGRLHDLFVGIEKMTPGEYKNGGAGLQIHYSLIPGPFGDLLAAATDKGICFMRFSDDPSAALNELRAEYPNARLIGQETAFHRQAADIFRTRCGRVTLHIKGTPFQLKVWQALLDIPAGSLQSYGTVAQAVGSPNAARAVGTAIGQNPVALLIPCHRVIRENGIIGGYRWQRGRKMAILAHELGDTDDA, from the coding sequence ATGAACTTAAATCAAACCCGCCAATTCCTCCGCATTGCCCGCGCCATCGAATACCTTTACGACCATGCCGCCGAACAGCCCGATTTGGCGCAGGTAGCGGCAGCAGTGCACGTCAGTCCCGAACATTTGCAGCGCGAATTTTCCGCATGGGCGGGCATCAGCCCGAAAAAAATGCTGCAACACATCAGTATCAGCCGTGCCAAAGAAGCCCTGAAAAACAGCGAAAGCGTGGCGGAAGCGGCGCATTGCGGCGGACTGAGCGGCACGGGGCGGCTGCACGACTTATTTGTCGGCATCGAAAAAATGACTCCGGGTGAATACAAAAACGGCGGAGCAGGCCTGCAAATCCATTACAGCCTGATTCCCGGCCCCTTCGGCGACCTGTTGGCAGCAGCAACAGACAAAGGCATCTGCTTCATGCGTTTTTCAGACGACCCTTCCGCCGCCCTGAACGAATTGCGCGCCGAATATCCGAACGCCCGCCTCATCGGGCAGGAAACCGCGTTCCACCGCCAAGCCGCCGACATCTTCCGCACCCGGTGCGGCCGCGTTACCCTGCACATCAAAGGCACACCCTTCCAGCTCAAAGTGTGGCAGGCCTTGCTCGATATCCCCGCAGGCAGCCTGCAAAGCTACGGCACAGTGGCGCAGGCCGTCGGTTCGCCCAACGCCGCGCGCGCCGTAGGGACGGCCATCGGGCAGAATCCCGTTGCATTACTCATTCCCTGCCACCGCGTCATCCGCGAAAACGGCATCATTGGCGGCTACCGCTGGCAACGCGGGCGCAAAATGGCGATATTGGCGCACGAATTGGGAGACACTGATGACGCTTGA
- a CDS encoding SDR family oxidoreductase, which produces MSSLLNLNNKTAAVIGASSGIGRAVALLLAEHGANVVLCARRADKLEETAALIRARGGRAVAVAGDAALPETHEAVVRAAEREFGGLDIAVNNAGIIGAYKPLADISPDEWRDTLDGNLTAAFLGARSQIPLMLARGGGAIVFTSSFVGTSCALPNKTAYGCAKAALAALAKGITADYAAQGIRANALLPGGTDTEMMTTDPQQRAWAEGLHAVKRIARPEEIAAAILFLVSPMGSFVTGTALFADGGNSAVK; this is translated from the coding sequence ATGTCAAGCTTATTGAATTTGAACAATAAAACCGCCGCCGTTATCGGCGCGTCGTCGGGTATCGGTCGCGCGGTTGCACTGCTGTTGGCGGAGCACGGCGCAAACGTTGTCTTATGTGCCCGCCGTGCCGACAAACTGGAAGAAACCGCCGCACTGATACGCGCACGCGGCGGACGAGCTGTTGCTGTTGCAGGCGACGCGGCGCTGCCTGAAACGCACGAAGCCGTCGTCCGCGCGGCAGAACGAGAGTTCGGTGGCCTAGATATTGCCGTCAACAATGCAGGCATTATCGGTGCATACAAACCTTTGGCCGACATCTCGCCCGACGAATGGCGCGATACGTTGGACGGCAACCTAACTGCAGCCTTTCTGGGCGCGCGCAGCCAAATTCCCCTTATGCTCGCACGCGGTGGTGGCGCGATTGTGTTCACGTCTAGCTTTGTCGGCACCAGTTGTGCCCTGCCGAACAAAACCGCCTACGGCTGCGCCAAAGCCGCACTTGCCGCACTGGCAAAAGGCATCACCGCCGATTATGCCGCCCAAGGTATCCGCGCCAATGCCCTGCTTCCCGGCGGTACGGATACGGAAATGATGACTACCGACCCGCAGCAGCGGGCATGGGCGGAAGGGTTGCATGCGGTCAAACGCATCGCCCGACCCGAAGAAATCGCCGCCGCGATTTTGTTCCTCGTCAGCCCGATGGGCAGTTTTGTAACGGGTACGGCGTTGTTTGCGGACGGCGGAAATTCGGCGGTGAAGTAA
- a CDS encoding NAD(P)H-dependent oxidoreductase, translating into MSFTTIIYAHPYDQSFNHGILRRVQQLLDEKGEKYRLIDLYADGFNPAYTKEELALFNQGKALDPLVLHYQELLKTTNRLIFIFPIWWADMPAIVKGFEDKVFLKTFAYVPTATGLKGNLSHIKEALVISTSTAPTWYLKWFGGNGIGKAMVGHTLKGIGIAKRRWLNFGNMDKSTDEQRQAFLADLSRSV; encoded by the coding sequence ATGTCATTTACCACAATCATTTATGCCCATCCCTACGATCAAAGCTTCAATCACGGCATTTTGCGGCGCGTGCAGCAACTATTGGACGAAAAAGGCGAAAAATACCGACTGATCGACTTATACGCAGACGGCTTCAACCCCGCCTACACCAAAGAAGAGCTTGCCCTGTTCAACCAAGGCAAAGCCCTTGACCCGCTGGTTTTGCATTATCAGGAACTATTGAAAACCACCAACCGACTGATTTTCATCTTTCCGATCTGGTGGGCGGATATGCCCGCCATCGTCAAAGGATTTGAAGACAAAGTTTTTCTGAAAACATTCGCCTACGTCCCCACTGCCACAGGCTTGAAAGGCAACCTATCCCACATCAAAGAAGCACTGGTCATCAGCACGTCTACCGCCCCCACATGGTATCTGAAATGGTTTGGCGGCAACGGCATCGGCAAAGCGATGGTGGGACACACGCTCAAAGGCATCGGTATCGCCAAACGCCGTTGGCTCAACTTCGGCAATATGGACAAATCCACCGACGAACAGCGTCAGGCGTTTTTGGCAGATTTGAGCCGAAGCGTTTAA
- a CDS encoding TonB-dependent receptor → MQKPTLRRLPLLLAAAFASEWIYAADAAQDAEQVQLEEVVVTGERTNRSGFETATSNRVFTTPNIDRSGHNLSATDLLKQTVNTVDLGSGNDLPTVRGVDGSGPAVGAVAFFAGTRPRLNLSIDGRSATYNEYAFGTQSLWDMQQVEVLRGPQSHVRGQNAVAGAVVMRSKDPTDEWEGALRLGLGNQKTRNIAGVVSGPIVKNNLAFRLSAERQQRESYEPFVSYEPTGNPRRVENTNVRFKLLLTPENHPDFYSRLTLNHIRSRAPQNEIMGNTASRRFLKEKPVFVTGSTSGIWDVSWQLNDYLKLENKLVYGRYHNERLHLPMTVSPQGVPAELKGRELQWEPVLHFSNKGRLKGLAGLHYFRSKQDEWVDIRSVGGRNTFDDRNSVRALFAETTYSPSEKWDITAAARLEKETHKRSGGSGALHLDLDKGQTVFLPKIDIAFKPTDQWVSGIKAARGYNPGGAGITFGRPVVTYTYEPEYVNNYEWYTRWRSADRRLQLSGNLFLNHYRDMQLPFYLGTNSVVIRNAKKVHTYGAELAADWQATDSLKLTTGLGLLNTKIKSYPDSGIEGNKLGRAPKYTANIGVKYLNDKGWEAGGDVRFYGGYYSAADNAESGKIGAYNQVNLYTAYNFKQGRISLYADNVFNRRRPIFISSADRQDALYQRPRSVGVSAEWKF, encoded by the coding sequence ATGCAGAAACCTACCCTCCGCCGCCTGCCGCTGCTGCTTGCCGCCGCCTTTGCCTCCGAATGGATTTATGCCGCCGATGCGGCGCAAGACGCGGAACAAGTGCAGTTGGAAGAAGTCGTCGTCACCGGCGAACGCACCAACCGCAGCGGCTTTGAAACCGCCACATCCAACCGCGTTTTCACCACGCCGAACATCGACCGCAGCGGCCACAACCTTTCTGCGACCGACCTGCTCAAACAGACTGTGAACACGGTGGACTTGGGCAGCGGCAACGATTTGCCGACCGTGCGCGGCGTGGACGGCTCGGGACCCGCCGTCGGCGCGGTGGCGTTTTTCGCGGGCACTAGGCCGCGCCTGAACCTCTCTATAGACGGCCGCTCCGCCACTTACAATGAATACGCCTTCGGCACGCAGTCGCTGTGGGACATGCAGCAGGTGGAAGTCTTGCGCGGACCGCAAAGCCATGTGCGCGGGCAGAACGCGGTGGCGGGCGCGGTGGTGATGCGCTCCAAAGACCCGACCGACGAATGGGAAGGCGCGCTGCGCTTGGGTTTGGGCAACCAGAAAACGCGCAACATCGCCGGCGTAGTGTCCGGCCCGATTGTGAAAAACAACCTTGCCTTCCGCCTGAGCGCGGAGCGGCAGCAGCGCGAAAGCTATGAGCCGTTCGTGTCCTACGAGCCAACCGGCAATCCGCGCCGCGTGGAAAACACCAACGTGCGCTTCAAACTCCTGCTCACGCCCGAAAACCATCCCGATTTTTACAGCCGCCTGACGCTGAACCACATCCGTTCGCGCGCGCCGCAAAACGAAATCATGGGCAACACCGCCAGCCGCCGTTTTTTAAAAGAAAAGCCCGTGTTCGTAACCGGCTCAACATCGGGCATCTGGGACGTATCGTGGCAGCTTAACGACTATCTGAAACTGGAAAACAAACTGGTTTACGGCCGCTACCACAACGAGCGGCTGCACCTGCCGATGACCGTCAGCCCGCAAGGCGTGCCCGCCGAACTCAAAGGCCGCGAACTGCAATGGGAGCCGGTATTGCATTTTTCCAACAAAGGCCGTCTGAAAGGCCTTGCCGGACTGCACTACTTCCGCAGTAAACAAGACGAATGGGTGGATATCCGCAGCGTCGGCGGCCGCAACACCTTTGACGACCGCAACAGCGTGCGCGCCCTGTTTGCCGAAACCACATACAGCCCCAGCGAAAAATGGGACATCACGGCCGCCGCACGCCTTGAAAAAGAAACGCACAAACGAAGCGGCGGCAGCGGCGCGCTGCACCTTGATTTAGACAAAGGCCAGACCGTGTTCCTGCCCAAAATCGACATCGCCTTCAAACCCACCGACCAATGGGTCAGCGGCATCAAAGCCGCGCGCGGCTACAACCCCGGCGGCGCGGGCATCACCTTCGGCCGCCCTGTCGTAACCTACACTTATGAACCCGAATATGTGAACAACTACGAGTGGTACACCCGCTGGCGCAGCGCAGACCGCCGCCTGCAACTCTCCGGCAACCTGTTCCTGAACCACTACCGCGACATGCAGCTCCCCTTCTATCTCGGCACCAACTCCGTCGTCATCCGCAACGCCAAAAAAGTCCACACCTACGGCGCGGAACTCGCCGCCGACTGGCAGGCGACCGACAGCCTGAAACTCACCACCGGACTAGGGCTGCTCAACACCAAAATCAAAAGCTATCCCGACAGCGGCATCGAAGGCAACAAACTCGGTCGCGCGCCCAAATACACCGCCAACATCGGCGTGAAATACCTGAACGACAAAGGCTGGGAAGCCGGCGGCGACGTGCGCTTCTACGGCGGCTACTACTCCGCCGCCGACAATGCCGAATCGGGCAAAATCGGCGCATACAACCAAGTCAACCTCTACACCGCCTACAACTTCAAACAAGGCCGCATCTCGCTCTACGCCGACAACGTGTTCAACCGCCGCCGCCCCATATTCATTTCCAGCGCCGACCGCCAAGACGCACTCTACCAACGCCCCAGAAGCGTGGGCGTGAGCGCGGAATGGAAGTTTTAG
- a CDS encoding TetR/AcrR family transcriptional regulator, which yields MKTLYEQNQNLPTVMTASKQQTITDTARRLFREHGFSAVSVGGICTEAAVSRVTFYKYYSGKNALLQEIVTEQKNRVRAEFENLLARQCSLREAAEAVFALQKQSFEELYSAAFLRDIEENTDLELERFFHELNEEKYAFMRGFFHTLQQRRLIQPDLPVELIDLFIRQADILMRHLQLAALYAVAPQKLPQDVLGLLLHGLAGEGNERLG from the coding sequence ATGAAAACCCTTTATGAACAAAATCAAAACCTTCCTACCGTTATGACTGCCAGCAAACAACAAACCATCACCGACACCGCCCGCCGCCTGTTCCGCGAACACGGCTTTTCCGCCGTATCCGTGGGCGGCATCTGCACCGAGGCCGCCGTCAGCCGCGTTACCTTTTACAAATATTACAGCGGTAAAAACGCGCTCTTACAGGAAATCGTTACCGAACAGAAAAACCGCGTCCGTGCCGAATTTGAAAATCTGCTTGCACGGCAATGCAGCCTGCGCGAAGCCGCCGAAGCCGTGTTCGCCCTGCAAAAACAATCGTTTGAAGAACTTTATTCCGCCGCCTTCCTGCGCGACATTGAAGAAAACACCGATTTGGAGTTGGAACGGTTTTTCCACGAATTGAACGAAGAAAAATACGCCTTTATGCGCGGCTTCTTCCACACCCTGCAACAACGCCGCCTGATTCAGCCCGATTTGCCGGTGGAACTCATCGATCTGTTCATCCGTCAGGCGGATATATTGATGCGCCATCTGCAACTGGCCGCGCTTTATGCCGTTGCGCCGCAAAAGCTGCCGCAGGACGTATTGGGATTGCTGTTGCACGGTTTGGCGGGAGAGGGCAATGAACGTCTGGGATGA